A window of Blastomonas sp. SL216 contains these coding sequences:
- the bchB gene encoding ferredoxin:protochlorophyllide reductase (ATP-dependent) subunit B has protein sequence MQLSVWTYEGPPHIGAMRVATGMTDVHYLLHAPQGDTYADLLFTMIERRGKRPPVTYTTFQARDLGKDTAELFQSAARDAVARFKPAAMLVGASCTAELIQDDPAGMAQAMRLDIPVIPLELPSYSRKENWGASETFYQIVRALAVGDSSRPAPCQAGSPRPKANLLGPSALGFRHRDDIVEVAKILAALGVEINVTAPLGASAADIARIGEADFNIVLYPEIADTAARWLERKFRQPFTRTIPIGHGATIDFIHEVAKLAGVDPAPALDMAEARMPWWSRSVDSTYLTGKRVFIFGDATHAIAAARVARDELGFVVCGLGCYNREFARDIRAAAAEHGVEPLITDDHLEVEDAIAAAHPELVLGTQMERHIAKRLSIPCAVISAPVHVQDFPARHSPQMGFEGANVLFDSWVHPLVMGLEEHLLTMFRDDFEFHDGAGASHLSHGSTKTAPVADPAAASPGAEPVAEPVLAAVAAAAHGESDSVAPGGDVLEIARWTAEAETELKKIPFFVRGKARRNTERYAEERGLASISLDTLYDAKAHYAR, from the coding sequence ATGCAGCTGTCGGTCTGGACCTATGAGGGGCCGCCCCATATCGGGGCGATGCGGGTCGCGACCGGCATGACGGACGTGCACTATCTGCTGCACGCGCCGCAGGGCGATACCTATGCCGACCTGCTTTTCACGATGATCGAACGGCGCGGCAAGCGCCCGCCGGTTACCTATACCACCTTTCAGGCGCGCGATCTGGGCAAGGACACAGCCGAGCTGTTCCAGTCCGCCGCGCGCGATGCGGTGGCGCGCTTCAAGCCGGCGGCCATGCTGGTCGGGGCATCGTGCACCGCCGAACTGATCCAGGACGATCCTGCCGGAATGGCGCAGGCGATGCGCCTTGATATTCCCGTCATTCCACTGGAGCTGCCCAGCTATTCCCGCAAGGAAAACTGGGGCGCTTCGGAGACTTTCTATCAGATAGTCAGAGCTCTCGCGGTCGGGGATTCCTCCCGCCCCGCACCGTGCCAGGCAGGTTCTCCGCGTCCCAAAGCGAACCTGCTTGGGCCGAGCGCACTGGGTTTTCGCCACCGCGACGACATCGTCGAAGTGGCGAAGATTCTGGCTGCGCTCGGCGTAGAGATTAACGTCACCGCGCCGCTGGGAGCGAGCGCGGCAGACATCGCCCGGATAGGGGAGGCCGATTTCAACATCGTGCTCTATCCGGAAATCGCCGACACGGCGGCGCGCTGGCTGGAGCGCAAGTTCCGCCAGCCGTTCACCCGGACCATCCCGATCGGCCATGGCGCAACGATCGACTTCATCCACGAGGTCGCGAAGCTCGCCGGGGTCGATCCCGCGCCCGCGCTGGACATGGCCGAGGCGCGGATGCCGTGGTGGAGCCGTTCGGTCGATTCGACCTATCTCACCGGCAAGCGCGTCTTCATCTTCGGCGATGCAACGCATGCCATCGCCGCTGCACGGGTGGCGCGCGACGAGCTGGGCTTCGTGGTCTGCGGCCTGGGCTGTTACAACCGCGAATTCGCCCGCGATATCCGCGCTGCCGCCGCCGAACATGGCGTCGAGCCGCTGATCACCGACGATCATCTCGAGGTCGAGGACGCGATCGCCGCCGCGCATCCCGAGCTGGTGCTGGGAACGCAGATGGAACGGCATATCGCCAAGCGGCTGTCGATCCCTTGCGCGGTGATCTCGGCGCCGGTGCATGTCCAGGATTTCCCCGCCCGGCACAGCCCGCAAATGGGCTTTGAAGGCGCCAATGTGCTGTTCGACAGCTGGGTGCATCCGCTGGTCATGGGGCTGGAAGAGCATCTGCTGACGATGTTCCGCGACGATTTCGAATTTCATGACGGGGCAGGCGCAAGCCATCTCTCGCATGGCAGCACCAAGACGGCACCGGTTGCCGATCCGGCTGCCGCGAGCCCTGGCGCCGAGCCGGTGGCCGAGCCCGTATTGGCTGCGGTTGCCGCTGCTGCCCATGGCGAGTCGGACAGCGTTGCCCCCGGTGGCGATGTCCTTGAAATCGCCCGCTGGACCGCTGAAGCGGAAACCGAGCTGAAGAAAATCCCGTTCTTCGTGCGCGGCAAGGCGCGGCGGAACACGGAAAGATATGCCGAAGAGCGCGGCCTTGCGTCGATATCTCTCGATACGCTCTACGATGCGAAGGCGCATTATGCCCGGTAA